The following DNA comes from Bacteroides sp..
CATAACACCACCCTCACCGATCTCATCAAGACGTACCTGCGCCGTCTTCCCGATCAGGCTCCCCTTCAGGATGCTCCCATTGTGAGCCGGTTGAGCGGCACGCTATCCAGGGACACAACCGTCGAGGATTACAAAAAGCACCTGGAAGAAAAATATGGCCAGTAAGGCGCGTGTCCTCATCGACCTGAACATCCTGCTGGATGTGCTACAAAAACGCCAGCCTTTTTACCAGGCCTCCGCAGGTATCCTGGCTGCTGCAGAAACCG
Coding sequences within:
- a CDS encoding DUF6364 family protein, whose product is MYGRRENMNEPKLTVRVPRQLLENAKRYAAKHNTTLTDLIKTYLRRLPDQAPLQDAPIVSRLSGTLSRDTTVEDYKKHLEEKYGQ